The Hippoglossus stenolepis isolate QCI-W04-F060 chromosome 11, HSTE1.2, whole genome shotgun sequence genome includes a window with the following:
- the snap47 gene encoding synaptosomal-associated protein 47, which yields MSRDTPIHSWTGSYYINSEKRWENGTLSITRTTVRFVSNQTKQSLVSFRLSRIVEIKMESSSFIFSTLTVLEEGNVKHWFGSLKPNRVVVFNVMEHFWRDLLLQPSSGARGAESRPSKGRELIGLVAGAQRRLEDTGTVLSHQGEQFDNMMQGLEKIDSDLGVADKLLLELESPPWWPFGKLPWKTQQEAKAEDAARAATSAAASASRESGRNKVISSIPAVVSKGGDSDLKPGCLLVLVSSLEVRDTNCQLIHRFERNEIDEIRVTSPYEISVRQRFIGKPDICYRFLSAKMLEALSVLEIQYKKKIAFTSEYTAFQATPLSSPCGREGTSYGEGLLQMCQDTELPLEVPAGELSQLQVHVLHSSVSQAEAQELKQMLMQLKTLALEAETELERQDESLDVLTSSTDRATMHIDKHTCRMKRLL from the exons ATGAGCCGGGACACTCCCATCCACAGCTGGACGGGCTCCTACTACATCAACAGCGAGAAGCGATGGGAAAATGGCACCCTGTCCATCACCAGAACCACGGTCCGCTTTGTCTCCAATCAGACCAAGCAGAGCCTCGTCAGCTTCCGCCTCTCCCGCATCGTGGAGATCAAGATGGAGTCGTCCAGCTTCATCTTCAGCACTCTCACGGTGCTGGAGGAGGGCAACGTGAAGCACTGGTTTGGTTCCCTGAAGCCCAACAGGGTGGTGGTTTTTAATGTGATGGAACATTTCTGGAGagatctcctcctgcagccgagCTCAGGGGCCCGCGGGGCTGAGTCTCGGCCCTCGAAGGGCAGAGAGCTGATCGGCCTGGTGGCAGGGGCCCAGAGGAGACTGGAGGACACTGGCACAGTCCTCAGCCACCAGGGAGAGCAGTTTGATAACATGATGCAGGGACTGGAGAAGATCGACTCTGACCTGGGCGTGGCTGACAA ACTTCTGTTAGAGCTGGAGTCTCCCCCCTGGTGGCCTTTTGGTAAACTCCCCTGGAAGACTCAGCAGGAAGCCAAGGCTGAGGACGCAGCGAGAGCCGCcacgtctgctgctgcttcagccagCAGGGAGTCTGGTAGAAATAAGGTGATCTCAAGCATCCCAGCTGTAGTGTCCAAAGGTGGAGACTCAGACTTGAAACCAGGCTGCTTGTTGGTGCTGGTGTCCTCGTTGGAGGTGCGAGACACAAACTGCCAGCTCATCCATCGCTTTGAACGAAATGAAATCGATGAAATCAGGGTGACGAGCCCTTACGAGATCTCAGTGAGACAGCGGTTCATCGGGAAGCCAGATATATGCTACAGGTTCCTGTCTGCCAAGATGCTTGAAGCATTGTCGGTGCTAGAGATTCAGTACAAGAAGAAGATTGCGTTCACAAGCGAATACACTGCTTTCCAGGCAACTCCACTGTCATCTCCATGTGGCAGAGAAGGGACAAGCTATGGTGAAG GTTTGTTGCAGATGTGCCAAGACACAGAGCTCCCACTGGAGGTCCCGGCAGGAGAGCTGTCCCAGTTGCAGGTGCATGTCCTCCATTCATCTGTCAGTCAGGCTGAGGCCCAAGAGCTCAAACAG ATGCTGATGCAGCTGAAAACCCTTGCCCTGGAGGCAGAGACGGAGCTGGAACGGCAGGATGAATCTCTGGACGTCCTCACCAGCTCCACAGACCGAGCCACCATGCACATAGATAAGCACACTTGCCGTATGAAAAGACTGCTGTAG
- the jmjd4 gene encoding 2-oxoglutarate and iron-dependent oxygenase JMJD4 codes for MDREAYRNCSSLVKMPRQSYEQFWSSHFVDYIDKELSYSTFFKKYLLPNHPCMFSRRFTEDWKCRKQWVTEEGKPHFQKLLQEFDETPVPVANCNAKEYNANPKQVMPFKEFIHYWKEYIQNGHSSPKGCLYLKDWHMSRDFAEHSVYTTPVFFSSDWLNEYWDTLEVDDYRFVYMGPKGSWTPFHADVFRSYSWSANICGRKKWLLYPPGQEEFLRDSHGNLPYDVTSSDLQDRGLFPRCEEACQPLEIIQEAGEIIFVPSGWHHQVYNLEDTISINHNWLNGCNVDIMWQFLQNELSSVQKEIDEWRNTMDSWHQHCQVIMKACSGINFAEFASFLKIISDNRMAFLNACSSGDSPDYPRHLSDTLTTLGPYHAAFDLQRVAHVLECLLCNEDFKRLDHSTLALQPETMLQQIRDTIQSTRGQHLLYQE; via the exons ATGGACCGGGAGGCGTACCGCAACTGCAGCAGCCTGGTCAAGATGCCCCGACAGTCGTACGAGCAGTTCTGGTCCTCACACTTCGTGGACTACATCGACAAGGAGCTGAGCTATTCCACGTTTTTCAAGAAATACCTGCTCCCCAATCACCCGTGCATGTTTTCCCGGAGGTTTACAGAGGACTGGAAGTGTAGAAAACAGTGGGTGACAGAGGAAGGGAAGCCTCATTTCCAGAAACTGCTGCAAGAGTTTG ACGAGACTCCTGTTCCTGTTGCAAACTGCAATGCAAAGGAGTACAATGCAAACCCCAAACAAGTAATGCCTTTTAAAGAATTTATACACTACTGGAAAGAATATATCCAAAATGGCCACTCGTCACCTAAAGGATGTCTCTATCTTAAAGACTGGCACATGTCAAG GGACTTTGCagaacacagtgtttacacCACACcagtctttttttcttctgactGGCTCAATGAATACTGGGATACACTGGAGGTGGATGACTACCGCTTTGTTTACATGGGACCAAAAGGTTCATG gACACCGTTCCACGCCGATGTGTTCCGCTCCTACAGTTGGTCAGCAAACatctgtgggaggaagaaaTGGCTCCTTTATCCCCCGGGTCAGGAGGAGTTTTTACGAGACTCTCACGGCAACCTCCCTTACGACGTGACATCGTCGGATCTTCAAGACAGAGGCCTTTTCCCTCGCTGCGAAGAAGCCTGTCAACCTCTTGAGATTATTCAAGAGGCTGGTGAAATCATCTTTGTGCCCAGTGGCTGGCATCATCAAGTTTACAATTTG GAAGATACCATCTCTATTAATCACAACTGGTTGAATGGCTGCAACGTTGACATCATGTGGCAGTTCCTTCAGAATGAGCTGTCATCTGTTCAAAAAGAGATAGACGAGTGGAGAAACACGATGGATTCGTGGCATCAGCACTGTCAG GTCATCATGAAGGCCTGCTCTGGTATTAATTTTGCTGAATTCGCCTCGTTCCTGAAAATAATTTCTGACAACCGAATGGCCTTCCTGAACGCTTGCTCCTCGGGGGATTCCCCCGATTACCCACGGCATCTCTCGGATACACTTACCACACTCGGACCTTACCATGCTGCCTTCGACCTACAGAGAGTGGCTCACGTACTTGAATGTCTACTCTGCAATGAGGACTTTAAGCGGCTCGATCATTCAACACTGGCTCTGCAGCCAGAAACCATGCTACAGCAAATTCGGGACACCATTCAatccacaagagggcagcatCTCCTTTATCAGGAATAA
- the iba57 gene encoding putative transferase CAF17 homolog, mitochondrial, translating into MAVWCVASRALTASGGLGVYARKRTGRYLCVTSVAGASAPAGTRVRRCEYSRDATPVPGPFVCHQLSHRSLLKIQGPDTSPFLQGIITNDMGLLEEPGPGAMYSHLLNVQGRTLYDVMLYSLKEADAGHGIFLECDATVKDSILRHLKVYKIRRKVNISPCPELSVWAVLPQQNVSGQEASKPELSSPENTLVLEADPRTQEMGWRLVLDSKIDPWDIIASCQKGDTEDYHRHRYAIGLPEGVKDLPPGVALPLESNLVYMQGISFSKGCYIGQELTARTHHTGVVRKRLMPVRLSSPVQDLEEGAAVQTQSGKPAGKHRAGIGELGLSLIRMAHANEVLTLKCSDDNTVTLKVSVPDWWPKDVKIN; encoded by the exons ATGGCGGTTTGGTGCGTCGCCAGCAGAGCGCTCACAGCCAGCGGAGGTCTCGGTGTTTATGCCAGAAAACGCACCGGTCGGTATTTGTGCGTCACATCGGTCGCCGGTGCTTCCGCTCCAGCAGGGACCCGAGTCAGACGGTGTGAGTACAGCCGGGACGCGACACCTGTCCCGGGTCCGTTTGTGTGTCACCAACTCTCTCACAGGAGCCTGCTGAAGATCCAGGGCCCGGACACGAGCCCCTTTCTTCAGGGGATCATAACCAACGACATGGGGCTGCTGGAGGAGCCTGGACCTGGAGCCATGTACTCGCACCTGCTGAACGTACAAGGGAGGACACTGTATGACGTCATGTTGTACAG tCTGAAAGAAGCTGATGCTGGACACGGCATTTTCCTGGAGTGTGATGCTACTGTCAAGGACTCGATCTTAAGACACTTGAAGGTGTACAAGATTCGGAGAAAGGTCAACATCAGCCCCTGTCCAGAACTCTCTGTTTGGGCGGTGCTCCCCCAGCAAAACGTCTCTGGCCAGGAGGCCAGTAAACCTGAGCTGTCCTCCCCTGAAAACACTCTGGTATTGGAGGCTGATCCTCGAACTCAGGAAATGGGCTGGAGGTTGGTGTTGGACAGTAAAATTGACCCTTGGGATATCATTGCATCATGTCAGAAAGGTGACACAGAGGATTATCACAGACATCGCTATGCAATAG GACTTCCAGAGGGAGTGAAGGACCTCCCTCCAGGGGTGGCACTGCCACTAGAATCAAATCTCGTCTACATGCAGGGCATCAGTTTTAGCAAAGGCTGCTACATCGGCCAGGAGCTCACAGCCAGAACCCATCACACGGGGGTGGTTAGGAAACGCCTGATGCCGGTGCGCTTGTCATCTCCAGTGCAGGACCTGGAGGAAGGAGCTGCAGTGCAAACGCAGTCAGGCAAGCCAGCTGGGAAGCACCGAGCAGGGATAGGAGAGCTGGGTCTGAGCCTAATCCGCATGGCTCATGCAAATGAGGTGTTGACACTCAAATGTTCTGATGACAACACAGTGACACTTAAGGTCTCTGTGCCAGACTGGTGGCCTAAAGATGTGAAAATTAACTAA
- the gjc2 gene encoding gap junction protein gamma 2: MSWSFLTRLLEEIHNHSTFVGKVWLTVLIIFRIVLTAVGGESIYSDEQTKFTCNTKQPGCDNVCYDAFAPLSHVRFWVFQIIMISTPSIMYMGYAIHKIARTSEVERRKHQRLCKKPSPHSRWRGSHHLEDVLEQEEDDDAEPMIYEDTLEVQEVKPEPVSSSSRKDQPKHDGRRRIMQEGLMRIYVLQLMSRAIFEIAFLAGQYLLYGFRVNPSYVCSRIPCPHSVDCFISRPTEKTIFLLIMYVVSCLCLVLNVCEMLHLGIGTFRDTLRMKRNRGRRTTYGYPFSRNIPASPPGYNLVMKTDKPGRIPNSLITHEQNMANVAQEQQCTSPDENIPSDLASLHRHLRVAQEQLDMAFQTYQTKNTQQTSRTSSPVSGGTMAEQNRVNTVQEKQGARPKSATEKAATIVKNGKTSVWI; this comes from the coding sequence ATGAGCTGGAGCTTTCTAACTCGTCTCCTGGAAGAAATCCACAACCACTCCACCTTCGTGGGGAAAGTGTGGCTGACCGTGCTCATCATCTTCCGCATCGTGCTCACAGCAGTCGGAGGTGAGTCCATCTATTCGGACGAGCAGACCAAGTTCACCTGCAACACCAAACAACCGGGCTGTGACAACGTATGCTACGATGCTTTTGCTCCCCTCTCGCACGTGCGCTTCTGGGTCTTTCAGATCATCATGATCTCCACTCCCTCCATTATGTACATGGGTTATGCTATTCACAAGATTGCCCGAACTTCAGAGGTGGAGCGCAGGAAGCACCAGAGGCTCTGCAAAAAGCCGTCACCTCATTCCAGATGGAGGGGGAGCCACCACCTGGAGGATGTGTtagagcaggaggaagatgacGATGCTGAGCCAATGATCTATGAGGATACTCTGGAGGTGCAGGAGGTCAAACCTGAgccagtcagcagcagcagcagaaaagatCAACCAAAACATGATGGCCGCAGAAGAATTATGCAAGAAGGACTGATGAGAATCTATGTTCTTCAGCTCATGTCACGAGCAATTTTTGAAATAGCTTTCCTTGCAGGACAGTATCTCCTCTATGGTTTTCGTGTTAATCCTTCATATGTATGCAGCAGGATTCCCTGTCCGCACAGCGTGGACTGTTTCATCTCTAGGCCCACAGAGAAAAcaatcttcctcctcatcatgtATGTGGTAAGCTGTCTTTGTCTAGTGTTAAACGTGTGTGAGATGCTTCACTTGGGAATTGGTACTTTTCGGGATACGCTTCGCATGAAGAGGAATCGGGGTCGACGGACGACCTACGGCTACCCCTTCTCTCGCAACATCCCTGCCTCCCCTCCAGGCTACAATCTAGTGATGAAGACAGACAAACCTGGCAGGATTCCCAACAGCCTCATCACCCACGAGCAGAACATGGCTAACGTGGCCCAGGAGCAGCAGTGCACCAGCCCGGACGAGAACATCCCCTCCGATCTGGCAAGCCTGCATCGGCACCTACGGGTTGCCCAGGAGCAGCTTGATATGGCCTTTCAGACATATCAGACCAAAAACACCCAGCAAACCTCCAGAACCAGTAGTCCTGTATCTGGGGGAACTATGGCAGAGCAAAACCGCGTCAACACAGTGCAGGAGAAACAAGGGGCAAGGCCGAAATCAGCCACAGAGAAGGCTGCGACTATTGTAAAAAATGGAAAGACCTCTGTCTGGATCTAG